One Streptococcus sp. S1 DNA window includes the following coding sequences:
- the deoD gene encoding purine-nucleoside phosphorylase, with the protein MSIHIAAKQGEIADKILLPGDPLRAKFIAENFLEDAVCFNEVRNMFGYTGTYKGHRISVMGTGMGMPSISIYARELIVDYGVKKLIRVGTAGSLNEDVHVRELVLAQAAATNSNIIRNDWPQYDFPQIASFDLLDKAYHIAKDLGMTTHVGNVLSSDVFYSNYGEKNIELGKWGVKAVEMEAAALYYLAAQHHVDALAIMTISDSLVNPDEDTTAEERQNTFTDMMKVGLETLIAD; encoded by the coding sequence ATGTCTATCCATATTGCTGCTAAGCAGGGTGAAATTGCTGATAAAATTCTTCTTCCTGGGGATCCTCTTCGTGCGAAATTTATTGCTGAGAATTTCCTTGAAGACGCTGTTTGCTTCAACGAAGTCCGTAACATGTTTGGCTACACAGGGACTTACAAGGGTCATCGTATTTCTGTCATGGGTACTGGGATGGGGATGCCATCCATCTCTATCTATGCGCGTGAGTTGATTGTCGACTACGGCGTGAAGAAATTGATCCGTGTGGGAACGGCTGGTTCTTTGAATGAGGATGTGCATGTTCGTGAATTGGTCTTGGCGCAAGCTGCTGCAACCAACTCAAACATCATCCGCAACGACTGGCCTCAATACGATTTCCCTCAAATCGCTAGCTTTGATCTTTTAGACAAGGCTTACCACATTGCCAAAGACCTTGGCATGACGACCCACGTCGGAAATGTCTTATCATCAGATGTCTTCTATTCAAACTATGGTGAAAAGAATATTGAGCTTGGTAAGTGGGGTGTCAAAGCTGTAGAAATGGAAGCAGCAGCCCTTTACTATCTTGCTGCTCAACACCATGTTGATGCGCTTGCGATCATGACTATTTCAGACAGTTTGGTCAATCCAGATGAGGATACAACCGCTGAAGAACGTCAAAATACTTTCACAGACATGATGAAAGTCGGTCTTGAGACCTTGATTGCAGACTAA